One stretch of Castor canadensis chromosome 14, mCasCan1.hap1v2, whole genome shotgun sequence DNA includes these proteins:
- the LOC109694650 gene encoding CREB-regulated transcription coactivator 1 isoform X12: MATSNNPRKFSEKIALHNQKQAEETAAFEEVMKDLSLTRAARLQLQKSQYLQLGPSRGQYYGGSLPNVNQLGSGAMDLPFQPSGFLGEALAAAPVSLTPFQSSGLDTSRTTRHHGLVDRVYRERGRLGSPHRRPLSVDKHGRQADSCPYGTVYLSPPADTSWRRTNSDSALHQTALTPTPSESFTGGSQDAHQKRVLLLTVPGMEGTTSEADKNLSKQAWDTKKPGSRPKSCEVPGISIFPSTDQENTTALIPAAHSTGGSLPDLSNIHFPSPLPTPLDPEEPAFPALSSSGSAGNLATNLTHLGLGAGQGISTPGSSPQHRPASVSPLSLSTEARRQQTQQVSPTLSPLSPITQAVAMDALSLEQQLPYAFFNQAGSQPPPQPQPPPPPPPASQQQPPPPPPQAPGLPQYRTSAGSPANQSPTSPVSNQGFSPGSSPQLEQFNMMESAMSSGSLYSPGSTLNYSQAAMMGLSGSHGSLQDAPQLGYASHGGIPNIILTVTGESPPSLSKELTSSLAGVSDFDSDNQFPLDELKIDPLTLDGLHMLNDPDMVLADPATEDTFRMDRL; this comes from the exons CTGCAGCTTCAGAAGTCACAGTACCTGCAGCTGGGCCCGAGCCGCGGTCAGTACTACGGCGGGTCCCTGCCCAACGTGAACCAGCTGGGCAGCGGTGCCATGGACCTGCCCTTCCAG CCCAGCGGATTTCTGGGGGAGGCCCTGGCCGCGGCTCCTGTCTCTCTG ACACCCTTCCAGTCCTCGGGCCTGGACACCAGCCGGACCACGCGGCACCATGGGCTGGTGGACAGAGTGTACCGGGAGCGTGGCCGGCTTGGCTCCCCACACCGCAGGCCCCTGTCGGTGGACAAGCATGGGCGGCAG GCCGACAGCTGCCCCTACGGCACCGTGTACCTGTCCCCGCCCGCGGACACCAGCTGGAGAAG GACCAACTCAGACTCCGCACTGCACCAGACCGCGCTGACGCCCACCCCGTCAGAGTCCTTCACGGGTGGATCCCAGGACGCACACCAGAAAAGAG TCTTACTTCTGACAGTCCCAGGAATGGAGGGGACCACGTCAGAGGCTGACAAGAACCTTTCCAAGCAGGCATGGGACACCAAGAAG CCAGGATCCAGGCCCAAGTCCTGTGAGGTCCCTGGGATCAG CATCTTCCCGTCCACCGACCAGGAGAACACTACAGCCCTGATCCCTGCCGCCCACAGCACGGGGGGCTCCCTGCCCGACCTGAGCAATATCCACTTCCCCTCGCCGCTGCCCACCCCGCTGGACCCCGAGGAGCCCGCCTTCCCCGCGCTCAGCAGCTCTGGCAGTGCCGGAAACCTGGCCACCAACCTCACGCACCTGGGCCTCGGTGCGGGCCAGG GGATAAGCACGCCCGGCTCCTCCCCGCAGCACCGGCCGGCCAGCGTCAGCCCCCTGTCCCTGAGCACAGAGGCCAGGCGGCAACAGACCCAGCAGGTGTCACCCACCCTGTCCCCGCTGTCACCCATCACTCAG GCCGTGGCCATGGACGCCCTGTCTCTGGAGCAGCAGCTGCCCTACGCCTTCTTCAACCAGGCGGGCTCCCAGCCACCACCACAGCCCcagccgccaccaccaccaccacccgcGTCCCAACAGCAGCCACCTCCGCCACCCCCTCAG GCGCCCGGCCTCCCGCAGTACCGCACCAGCGCCGGCTCCCCGGCCAACCAGTCGCCCACCTCGCCCGTCTCCAACCAAGGCTTCTCCCCCGGGAGCTCCCCGCAA CTGGAGCAGTTCAACATGATGGAGAGCGCCATGAGCTCCGGCAGCCTCTACAGCCCGGGCTCCACACTCAACTACTCACAGGCCGCCATGATGGGCCTCTCGGGCAGCCACGGGAGCCTGCAGGACGCCCCGCAGCTCGGCTACGCCAGCCACGGCGGCATCCCAAACATCATCCTCACAG TGACAGGAGAGTCCCCCCCCAGCCTCTCTAAAGAACTGACCAGCAGCCTGGCCGGGGTCAGCGACTTTGACTCTGACAACCAGTTCCCCTTGGACGAGCTCAAAATCGACCCCCTGACCCTGGACGGACTGCACATGCTTAATGACCCCGACATGGTCCTAGCCGACCCGGCCACAGAGGACACCTTCCGGATGGACCGGCTGTGA
- the LOC109694650 gene encoding CREB-regulated transcription coactivator 1 isoform X5 → MATSNNPRKFSEKIALHNQKQAEETAAFEEVMKDLSLTRAARLQLQKSQYLQLGPSRGQYYGGSLPNVNQLGSGAMDLPFQPSGFLGEALAAAPVSLTPFQSSGLDTSRTTRHHGLVDRVYRERGRLGSPHRRPLSVDKHGRQADSCPYGTVYLSPPADTSWRRTNSDSALHQTALTPTPSESFTGGSQDAHQKRVLLLTVPGMEGTTSEADKNLSKQAWDTKKPGSRPKSCEVPGISIFPSTDQENTTALIPAAHSTGGSLPDLSNIHFPSPLPTPLDPEEPAFPALSSSGSAGNLATNLTHLGLGAGQGISTPGSSPQHRPASVSPLSLSTEARRQQTQQVSPTLSPLSPITQAVAMDALSLEQQLPYAFFNQAGSQPPPQPQPPPPPPPASQQQPPPPPPQGPPESTGQPPMGLDIASAPGLPQYRTSAGSPANQSPTSPVSNQGFSPGSSPQHTSTLGSVFGDPYYERQMAARQANALSHQLEQFNMMESAMSSGSLYSPGSTLNYSQAAMMGLSGSHGSLQDAPQLGYASHGGIPNIILTGLQTDPKATWQERGERGPHSEAPSSFAAPTLVPADKGVALFHQVSAGLDLGAPGFRCPAVL, encoded by the exons CTGCAGCTTCAGAAGTCACAGTACCTGCAGCTGGGCCCGAGCCGCGGTCAGTACTACGGCGGGTCCCTGCCCAACGTGAACCAGCTGGGCAGCGGTGCCATGGACCTGCCCTTCCAG CCCAGCGGATTTCTGGGGGAGGCCCTGGCCGCGGCTCCTGTCTCTCTG ACACCCTTCCAGTCCTCGGGCCTGGACACCAGCCGGACCACGCGGCACCATGGGCTGGTGGACAGAGTGTACCGGGAGCGTGGCCGGCTTGGCTCCCCACACCGCAGGCCCCTGTCGGTGGACAAGCATGGGCGGCAG GCCGACAGCTGCCCCTACGGCACCGTGTACCTGTCCCCGCCCGCGGACACCAGCTGGAGAAG GACCAACTCAGACTCCGCACTGCACCAGACCGCGCTGACGCCCACCCCGTCAGAGTCCTTCACGGGTGGATCCCAGGACGCACACCAGAAAAGAG TCTTACTTCTGACAGTCCCAGGAATGGAGGGGACCACGTCAGAGGCTGACAAGAACCTTTCCAAGCAGGCATGGGACACCAAGAAG CCAGGATCCAGGCCCAAGTCCTGTGAGGTCCCTGGGATCAG CATCTTCCCGTCCACCGACCAGGAGAACACTACAGCCCTGATCCCTGCCGCCCACAGCACGGGGGGCTCCCTGCCCGACCTGAGCAATATCCACTTCCCCTCGCCGCTGCCCACCCCGCTGGACCCCGAGGAGCCCGCCTTCCCCGCGCTCAGCAGCTCTGGCAGTGCCGGAAACCTGGCCACCAACCTCACGCACCTGGGCCTCGGTGCGGGCCAGG GGATAAGCACGCCCGGCTCCTCCCCGCAGCACCGGCCGGCCAGCGTCAGCCCCCTGTCCCTGAGCACAGAGGCCAGGCGGCAACAGACCCAGCAGGTGTCACCCACCCTGTCCCCGCTGTCACCCATCACTCAG GCCGTGGCCATGGACGCCCTGTCTCTGGAGCAGCAGCTGCCCTACGCCTTCTTCAACCAGGCGGGCTCCCAGCCACCACCACAGCCCcagccgccaccaccaccaccacccgcGTCCCAACAGCAGCCACCTCCGCCACCCCCTCAG GGCCCCCCAGAGAGCACGGGCCAGCCGCCGATGGGGCTTGACATTGCCTCG GCGCCCGGCCTCCCGCAGTACCGCACCAGCGCCGGCTCCCCGGCCAACCAGTCGCCCACCTCGCCCGTCTCCAACCAAGGCTTCTCCCCCGGGAGCTCCCCGCAA CACACCTCCACTCTGGGCAGCGTGTTTGGGGACCCGTACTATGAGCGGCAGATGGCGGCCAGGCAGGCTAACGCACTGTCCCACCAG CTGGAGCAGTTCAACATGATGGAGAGCGCCATGAGCTCCGGCAGCCTCTACAGCCCGGGCTCCACACTCAACTACTCACAGGCCGCCATGATGGGCCTCTCGGGCAGCCACGGGAGCCTGCAGGACGCCCCGCAGCTCGGCTACGCCAGCCACGGCGGCATCCCAAACATCATCCTCACAG GTCTGCAGACTGACCCAAAGGCCACGTGGCAGGAGAGGGGGGAGCGGGGTCCCCACAGTGAGGCCCCCTCCTCGTTTGCGGCCCCCACACTTGTCCCAGCCGACAAAGGAGTGGCCTTGTTCCACCAGGTCAGTGCTGGCCTTGACCTTGGCGCTCCTGGCTTCCGGTGCCCGGCGGTTCTTTAG
- the LOC109694650 gene encoding CREB-regulated transcription coactivator 1 isoform X2, protein MATSNNPRKFSEKIALHNQKQAEETAAFEEVMKDLSLTRAARLQLQKSQYLQLGPSRGQYYGGSLPNVNQLGSGAMDLPFQTPFQSSGLDTSRTTRHHGLVDRVYRERGRLGSPHRRPLSVDKHGRQADSCPYGTVYLSPPADTSWRRTNSDSALHQTALTPTPSESFTGGSQDAHQKRVLLLTVPGMEGTTSEADKNLSKQAWDTKKPGSRPKSCEVPGISIFPSTDQENTTALIPAAHSTGGSLPDLSNIHFPSPLPTPLDPEEPAFPALSSSGSAGNLATNLTHLGLGAGQGISTPGSSPQHRPASVSPLSLSTEARRQQTQQVSPTLSPLSPITQAVAMDALSLEQQLPYAFFNQAGSQPPPQPQPPPPPPPASQQQPPPPPPQVSVGLPPGGPLMPSASLTRGPQLPPLAVTVLSPLPQGPPESTGQPPMGLDIASAPGLPQYRTSAGSPANQSPTSPVSNQGFSPGSSPQHTSTLGSVFGDPYYERQMAARQANALSHQLEQFNMMESAMSSGSLYSPGSTLNYSQAAMMGLSGSHGSLQDAPQLGYASHGGIPNIILTVTGESPPSLSKELTSSLAGVSDFDSDNQFPLDELKIDPLTLDGLHMLNDPDMVLADPATEDTFRMDRL, encoded by the exons CTGCAGCTTCAGAAGTCACAGTACCTGCAGCTGGGCCCGAGCCGCGGTCAGTACTACGGCGGGTCCCTGCCCAACGTGAACCAGCTGGGCAGCGGTGCCATGGACCTGCCCTTCCAG ACACCCTTCCAGTCCTCGGGCCTGGACACCAGCCGGACCACGCGGCACCATGGGCTGGTGGACAGAGTGTACCGGGAGCGTGGCCGGCTTGGCTCCCCACACCGCAGGCCCCTGTCGGTGGACAAGCATGGGCGGCAG GCCGACAGCTGCCCCTACGGCACCGTGTACCTGTCCCCGCCCGCGGACACCAGCTGGAGAAG GACCAACTCAGACTCCGCACTGCACCAGACCGCGCTGACGCCCACCCCGTCAGAGTCCTTCACGGGTGGATCCCAGGACGCACACCAGAAAAGAG TCTTACTTCTGACAGTCCCAGGAATGGAGGGGACCACGTCAGAGGCTGACAAGAACCTTTCCAAGCAGGCATGGGACACCAAGAAG CCAGGATCCAGGCCCAAGTCCTGTGAGGTCCCTGGGATCAG CATCTTCCCGTCCACCGACCAGGAGAACACTACAGCCCTGATCCCTGCCGCCCACAGCACGGGGGGCTCCCTGCCCGACCTGAGCAATATCCACTTCCCCTCGCCGCTGCCCACCCCGCTGGACCCCGAGGAGCCCGCCTTCCCCGCGCTCAGCAGCTCTGGCAGTGCCGGAAACCTGGCCACCAACCTCACGCACCTGGGCCTCGGTGCGGGCCAGG GGATAAGCACGCCCGGCTCCTCCCCGCAGCACCGGCCGGCCAGCGTCAGCCCCCTGTCCCTGAGCACAGAGGCCAGGCGGCAACAGACCCAGCAGGTGTCACCCACCCTGTCCCCGCTGTCACCCATCACTCAG GCCGTGGCCATGGACGCCCTGTCTCTGGAGCAGCAGCTGCCCTACGCCTTCTTCAACCAGGCGGGCTCCCAGCCACCACCACAGCCCcagccgccaccaccaccaccacccgcGTCCCAACAGCAGCCACCTCCGCCACCCCCTCAGGTGTCCGTCGGCCTCCCCCCGGGTGGCCCCCTCATGCCCAGCGCCAGCCTGACGCGGGGGCCGCAGCTGCCCCCGCTCGCGGTCACGGTACTGTCCCCTCTCCCCCAGGGCCCCCCAGAGAGCACGGGCCAGCCGCCGATGGGGCTTGACATTGCCTCG GCGCCCGGCCTCCCGCAGTACCGCACCAGCGCCGGCTCCCCGGCCAACCAGTCGCCCACCTCGCCCGTCTCCAACCAAGGCTTCTCCCCCGGGAGCTCCCCGCAA CACACCTCCACTCTGGGCAGCGTGTTTGGGGACCCGTACTATGAGCGGCAGATGGCGGCCAGGCAGGCTAACGCACTGTCCCACCAG CTGGAGCAGTTCAACATGATGGAGAGCGCCATGAGCTCCGGCAGCCTCTACAGCCCGGGCTCCACACTCAACTACTCACAGGCCGCCATGATGGGCCTCTCGGGCAGCCACGGGAGCCTGCAGGACGCCCCGCAGCTCGGCTACGCCAGCCACGGCGGCATCCCAAACATCATCCTCACAG TGACAGGAGAGTCCCCCCCCAGCCTCTCTAAAGAACTGACCAGCAGCCTGGCCGGGGTCAGCGACTTTGACTCTGACAACCAGTTCCCCTTGGACGAGCTCAAAATCGACCCCCTGACCCTGGACGGACTGCACATGCTTAATGACCCCGACATGGTCCTAGCCGACCCGGCCACAGAGGACACCTTCCGGATGGACCGGCTGTGA
- the LOC109694650 gene encoding CREB-regulated transcription coactivator 1 isoform X6, producing MATSNNPRKFSEKIALHNQKQAEETAAFEEVMKDLSLTRAARLQLQKSQYLQLGPSRGQYYGGSLPNVNQLGSGAMDLPFQTPFQSSGLDTSRTTRHHGLVDRVYRERGRLGSPHRRPLSVDKHGRQADSCPYGTVYLSPPADTSWRRTNSDSALHQTALTPTPSESFTGGSQDAHQKRVLLLTVPGMEGTTSEADKNLSKQAWDTKKPGSRPKSCEVPGISIFPSTDQENTTALIPAAHSTGGSLPDLSNIHFPSPLPTPLDPEEPAFPALSSSGSAGNLATNLTHLGLGAGQGISTPGSSPQHRPASVSPLSLSTEARRQQTQQVSPTLSPLSPITQAVAMDALSLEQQLPYAFFNQAGSQPPPQPQPPPPPPPASQQQPPPPPPQVSVGLPPGGPLMPSASLTRGPQLPPLAVTVLSPLPQGPPESTGQPPMGLDIASAPGLPQYRTSAGSPANQSPTSPVSNQGFSPGSSPQLEQFNMMESAMSSGSLYSPGSTLNYSQAAMMGLSGSHGSLQDAPQLGYASHGGIPNIILTVTGESPPSLSKELTSSLAGVSDFDSDNQFPLDELKIDPLTLDGLHMLNDPDMVLADPATEDTFRMDRL from the exons CTGCAGCTTCAGAAGTCACAGTACCTGCAGCTGGGCCCGAGCCGCGGTCAGTACTACGGCGGGTCCCTGCCCAACGTGAACCAGCTGGGCAGCGGTGCCATGGACCTGCCCTTCCAG ACACCCTTCCAGTCCTCGGGCCTGGACACCAGCCGGACCACGCGGCACCATGGGCTGGTGGACAGAGTGTACCGGGAGCGTGGCCGGCTTGGCTCCCCACACCGCAGGCCCCTGTCGGTGGACAAGCATGGGCGGCAG GCCGACAGCTGCCCCTACGGCACCGTGTACCTGTCCCCGCCCGCGGACACCAGCTGGAGAAG GACCAACTCAGACTCCGCACTGCACCAGACCGCGCTGACGCCCACCCCGTCAGAGTCCTTCACGGGTGGATCCCAGGACGCACACCAGAAAAGAG TCTTACTTCTGACAGTCCCAGGAATGGAGGGGACCACGTCAGAGGCTGACAAGAACCTTTCCAAGCAGGCATGGGACACCAAGAAG CCAGGATCCAGGCCCAAGTCCTGTGAGGTCCCTGGGATCAG CATCTTCCCGTCCACCGACCAGGAGAACACTACAGCCCTGATCCCTGCCGCCCACAGCACGGGGGGCTCCCTGCCCGACCTGAGCAATATCCACTTCCCCTCGCCGCTGCCCACCCCGCTGGACCCCGAGGAGCCCGCCTTCCCCGCGCTCAGCAGCTCTGGCAGTGCCGGAAACCTGGCCACCAACCTCACGCACCTGGGCCTCGGTGCGGGCCAGG GGATAAGCACGCCCGGCTCCTCCCCGCAGCACCGGCCGGCCAGCGTCAGCCCCCTGTCCCTGAGCACAGAGGCCAGGCGGCAACAGACCCAGCAGGTGTCACCCACCCTGTCCCCGCTGTCACCCATCACTCAG GCCGTGGCCATGGACGCCCTGTCTCTGGAGCAGCAGCTGCCCTACGCCTTCTTCAACCAGGCGGGCTCCCAGCCACCACCACAGCCCcagccgccaccaccaccaccacccgcGTCCCAACAGCAGCCACCTCCGCCACCCCCTCAGGTGTCCGTCGGCCTCCCCCCGGGTGGCCCCCTCATGCCCAGCGCCAGCCTGACGCGGGGGCCGCAGCTGCCCCCGCTCGCGGTCACGGTACTGTCCCCTCTCCCCCAGGGCCCCCCAGAGAGCACGGGCCAGCCGCCGATGGGGCTTGACATTGCCTCG GCGCCCGGCCTCCCGCAGTACCGCACCAGCGCCGGCTCCCCGGCCAACCAGTCGCCCACCTCGCCCGTCTCCAACCAAGGCTTCTCCCCCGGGAGCTCCCCGCAA CTGGAGCAGTTCAACATGATGGAGAGCGCCATGAGCTCCGGCAGCCTCTACAGCCCGGGCTCCACACTCAACTACTCACAGGCCGCCATGATGGGCCTCTCGGGCAGCCACGGGAGCCTGCAGGACGCCCCGCAGCTCGGCTACGCCAGCCACGGCGGCATCCCAAACATCATCCTCACAG TGACAGGAGAGTCCCCCCCCAGCCTCTCTAAAGAACTGACCAGCAGCCTGGCCGGGGTCAGCGACTTTGACTCTGACAACCAGTTCCCCTTGGACGAGCTCAAAATCGACCCCCTGACCCTGGACGGACTGCACATGCTTAATGACCCCGACATGGTCCTAGCCGACCCGGCCACAGAGGACACCTTCCGGATGGACCGGCTGTGA
- the LOC109694650 gene encoding CREB-regulated transcription coactivator 1 isoform X9: protein MATSNNPRKFSEKIALHNQKQAEETAAFEEVMKDLSLTRAARLQLQKSQYLQLGPSRGQYYGGSLPNVNQLGSGAMDLPFQPSGFLGEALAAAPVSLTPFQSSGLDTSRTTRHHGLVDRVYRERGRLGSPHRRPLSVDKHGRQADSCPYGTVYLSPPADTSWRRTNSDSALHQTALTPTPSESFTGGSQDAHQKRVLLLTVPGMEGTTSEADKNLSKQAWDTKKPGSRPKSCEVPGISTGGSLPDLSNIHFPSPLPTPLDPEEPAFPALSSSGSAGNLATNLTHLGLGAGQGISTPGSSPQHRPASVSPLSLSTEARRQQTQQVSPTLSPLSPITQAVAMDALSLEQQLPYAFFNQAGSQPPPQPQPPPPPPPASQQQPPPPPPQGPPESTGQPPMGLDIASAPGLPQYRTSAGSPANQSPTSPVSNQGFSPGSSPQHTSTLGSVFGDPYYERQMAARQANALSHQLEQFNMMESAMSSGSLYSPGSTLNYSQAAMMGLSGSHGSLQDAPQLGYASHGGIPNIILTVTGESPPSLSKELTSSLAGVSDFDSDNQFPLDELKIDPLTLDGLHMLNDPDMVLADPATEDTFRMDRL, encoded by the exons CTGCAGCTTCAGAAGTCACAGTACCTGCAGCTGGGCCCGAGCCGCGGTCAGTACTACGGCGGGTCCCTGCCCAACGTGAACCAGCTGGGCAGCGGTGCCATGGACCTGCCCTTCCAG CCCAGCGGATTTCTGGGGGAGGCCCTGGCCGCGGCTCCTGTCTCTCTG ACACCCTTCCAGTCCTCGGGCCTGGACACCAGCCGGACCACGCGGCACCATGGGCTGGTGGACAGAGTGTACCGGGAGCGTGGCCGGCTTGGCTCCCCACACCGCAGGCCCCTGTCGGTGGACAAGCATGGGCGGCAG GCCGACAGCTGCCCCTACGGCACCGTGTACCTGTCCCCGCCCGCGGACACCAGCTGGAGAAG GACCAACTCAGACTCCGCACTGCACCAGACCGCGCTGACGCCCACCCCGTCAGAGTCCTTCACGGGTGGATCCCAGGACGCACACCAGAAAAGAG TCTTACTTCTGACAGTCCCAGGAATGGAGGGGACCACGTCAGAGGCTGACAAGAACCTTTCCAAGCAGGCATGGGACACCAAGAAG CCAGGATCCAGGCCCAAGTCCTGTGAGGTCCCTGGGATCAG CACGGGGGGCTCCCTGCCCGACCTGAGCAATATCCACTTCCCCTCGCCGCTGCCCACCCCGCTGGACCCCGAGGAGCCCGCCTTCCCCGCGCTCAGCAGCTCTGGCAGTGCCGGAAACCTGGCCACCAACCTCACGCACCTGGGCCTCGGTGCGGGCCAGG GGATAAGCACGCCCGGCTCCTCCCCGCAGCACCGGCCGGCCAGCGTCAGCCCCCTGTCCCTGAGCACAGAGGCCAGGCGGCAACAGACCCAGCAGGTGTCACCCACCCTGTCCCCGCTGTCACCCATCACTCAG GCCGTGGCCATGGACGCCCTGTCTCTGGAGCAGCAGCTGCCCTACGCCTTCTTCAACCAGGCGGGCTCCCAGCCACCACCACAGCCCcagccgccaccaccaccaccacccgcGTCCCAACAGCAGCCACCTCCGCCACCCCCTCAG GGCCCCCCAGAGAGCACGGGCCAGCCGCCGATGGGGCTTGACATTGCCTCG GCGCCCGGCCTCCCGCAGTACCGCACCAGCGCCGGCTCCCCGGCCAACCAGTCGCCCACCTCGCCCGTCTCCAACCAAGGCTTCTCCCCCGGGAGCTCCCCGCAA CACACCTCCACTCTGGGCAGCGTGTTTGGGGACCCGTACTATGAGCGGCAGATGGCGGCCAGGCAGGCTAACGCACTGTCCCACCAG CTGGAGCAGTTCAACATGATGGAGAGCGCCATGAGCTCCGGCAGCCTCTACAGCCCGGGCTCCACACTCAACTACTCACAGGCCGCCATGATGGGCCTCTCGGGCAGCCACGGGAGCCTGCAGGACGCCCCGCAGCTCGGCTACGCCAGCCACGGCGGCATCCCAAACATCATCCTCACAG TGACAGGAGAGTCCCCCCCCAGCCTCTCTAAAGAACTGACCAGCAGCCTGGCCGGGGTCAGCGACTTTGACTCTGACAACCAGTTCCCCTTGGACGAGCTCAAAATCGACCCCCTGACCCTGGACGGACTGCACATGCTTAATGACCCCGACATGGTCCTAGCCGACCCGGCCACAGAGGACACCTTCCGGATGGACCGGCTGTGA
- the LOC109694650 gene encoding CREB-regulated transcription coactivator 1 isoform X3 — protein MATSNNPRKFSEKIALHNQKQAEETAAFEEVMKDLSLTRAARLQLQKSQYLQLGPSRGQYYGGSLPNVNQLGSGAMDLPFQPSGFLGEALAAAPVSLTPFQSSGLDTSRTTRHHGLVDRVYRERGRLGSPHRRPLSVDKHGRQADSCPYGTVYLSPPADTSWRRTNSDSALHQTALTPTPSESFTGGSQDAHQKRVLLLTVPGMEGTTSEADKNLSKQAWDTKKPGSRPKSCEVPGISIFPSTDQENTTALIPAAHSTGGSLPDLSNIHFPSPLPTPLDPEEPAFPALSSSGSAGNLATNLTHLGLGAGQGISTPGSSPQHRPASVSPLSLSTEARRQQTQQVSPTLSPLSPITQAVAMDALSLEQQLPYAFFNQAGSQPPPQPQPPPPPPPASQQQPPPPPPQVSVGLPPGGPLMPSASLTRGPQLPPLAVTVLSPLPQGPPESTGQPPMGLDIASAPGLPQYRTSAGSPANQSPTSPVSNQGFSPGSSPQLEQFNMMESAMSSGSLYSPGSTLNYSQAAMMGLSGSHGSLQDAPQLGYASHGGIPNIILTVTGESPPSLSKELTSSLAGVSDFDSDNQFPLDELKIDPLTLDGLHMLNDPDMVLADPATEDTFRMDRL, from the exons CTGCAGCTTCAGAAGTCACAGTACCTGCAGCTGGGCCCGAGCCGCGGTCAGTACTACGGCGGGTCCCTGCCCAACGTGAACCAGCTGGGCAGCGGTGCCATGGACCTGCCCTTCCAG CCCAGCGGATTTCTGGGGGAGGCCCTGGCCGCGGCTCCTGTCTCTCTG ACACCCTTCCAGTCCTCGGGCCTGGACACCAGCCGGACCACGCGGCACCATGGGCTGGTGGACAGAGTGTACCGGGAGCGTGGCCGGCTTGGCTCCCCACACCGCAGGCCCCTGTCGGTGGACAAGCATGGGCGGCAG GCCGACAGCTGCCCCTACGGCACCGTGTACCTGTCCCCGCCCGCGGACACCAGCTGGAGAAG GACCAACTCAGACTCCGCACTGCACCAGACCGCGCTGACGCCCACCCCGTCAGAGTCCTTCACGGGTGGATCCCAGGACGCACACCAGAAAAGAG TCTTACTTCTGACAGTCCCAGGAATGGAGGGGACCACGTCAGAGGCTGACAAGAACCTTTCCAAGCAGGCATGGGACACCAAGAAG CCAGGATCCAGGCCCAAGTCCTGTGAGGTCCCTGGGATCAG CATCTTCCCGTCCACCGACCAGGAGAACACTACAGCCCTGATCCCTGCCGCCCACAGCACGGGGGGCTCCCTGCCCGACCTGAGCAATATCCACTTCCCCTCGCCGCTGCCCACCCCGCTGGACCCCGAGGAGCCCGCCTTCCCCGCGCTCAGCAGCTCTGGCAGTGCCGGAAACCTGGCCACCAACCTCACGCACCTGGGCCTCGGTGCGGGCCAGG GGATAAGCACGCCCGGCTCCTCCCCGCAGCACCGGCCGGCCAGCGTCAGCCCCCTGTCCCTGAGCACAGAGGCCAGGCGGCAACAGACCCAGCAGGTGTCACCCACCCTGTCCCCGCTGTCACCCATCACTCAG GCCGTGGCCATGGACGCCCTGTCTCTGGAGCAGCAGCTGCCCTACGCCTTCTTCAACCAGGCGGGCTCCCAGCCACCACCACAGCCCcagccgccaccaccaccaccacccgcGTCCCAACAGCAGCCACCTCCGCCACCCCCTCAGGTGTCCGTCGGCCTCCCCCCGGGTGGCCCCCTCATGCCCAGCGCCAGCCTGACGCGGGGGCCGCAGCTGCCCCCGCTCGCGGTCACGGTACTGTCCCCTCTCCCCCAGGGCCCCCCAGAGAGCACGGGCCAGCCGCCGATGGGGCTTGACATTGCCTCG GCGCCCGGCCTCCCGCAGTACCGCACCAGCGCCGGCTCCCCGGCCAACCAGTCGCCCACCTCGCCCGTCTCCAACCAAGGCTTCTCCCCCGGGAGCTCCCCGCAA CTGGAGCAGTTCAACATGATGGAGAGCGCCATGAGCTCCGGCAGCCTCTACAGCCCGGGCTCCACACTCAACTACTCACAGGCCGCCATGATGGGCCTCTCGGGCAGCCACGGGAGCCTGCAGGACGCCCCGCAGCTCGGCTACGCCAGCCACGGCGGCATCCCAAACATCATCCTCACAG TGACAGGAGAGTCCCCCCCCAGCCTCTCTAAAGAACTGACCAGCAGCCTGGCCGGGGTCAGCGACTTTGACTCTGACAACCAGTTCCCCTTGGACGAGCTCAAAATCGACCCCCTGACCCTGGACGGACTGCACATGCTTAATGACCCCGACATGGTCCTAGCCGACCCGGCCACAGAGGACACCTTCCGGATGGACCGGCTGTGA